One Lucilia cuprina isolate Lc7/37 chromosome 4, ASM2204524v1, whole genome shotgun sequence DNA segment encodes these proteins:
- the LOC111675503 gene encoding salivary glue protein Sgs-3-like: MRFYVAVLIAAVTVNCLVTTINAVAASDTVEVPYIDMLLPPLEDVQDNSKDAPAKINVTVKATPAPIKTTTTTKATTTTTTKKPITNEVNNILPELSIEALLPPLFEAKIDKEETIKSTTTPTTTTTTTRRPTTTTTKTTTTTTAKPLTTTTTTTVKPSKIKVPDLFLDSLLPPLLDNEIVDAKENKVVVTTQKPIAAVKTTKKSYYQQQKDLLVNDQPEAHTKNYQKQQLQHSKHLTSSNTDKNTKNYNKPIATTTAFTTTNDKHVAESKTLSKQVSLATQTSSIKLQSKIETIAQQHVTKQVSQHKHSNGNSQANNKQFNNYSFDLYFGSTTPRPPKSGLPTITPFPHRLGR; encoded by the coding sequence GTATTAATCGCAGCTGTGACTGTAAATTGTCTCGTGACGACAATAAATGCTGTAGCAGCCAGCGATACAGTGGAAGTGCCATACATTGATATGCTGTTGCCACCATTGGAAGATGTGCAAGACAACAGCAAAGATGCACCAGCTAAAATTAATGTAACAGTTAAGGCAACGCCTGCACCGATAAAAACTACTAccacaacaaaagcaacaacaacaacgacaacgaAAAAACCCATAACTAATGAGGTGAATAATATTTTACCTGAACTATCGATTGAGGCTTTATTGCCACCTTTATTTGAGGCTAAAATTGATAAGGaagaaacaataaaatctaCCACCACACCAACTACAACGACGACAACAACAAGAAGACCTACAACAACTACGACTAAGACCACAACCACTACTACCGCTAAGCCTTTAACTACGACCACTACAACTACGGTAAAACCTTCAAAGATAAAAGTACCTGATTTATTTTTGGATTCTTTGCTGCCACCTCTGCTTGATAATGAAATTGTTGATgctaaagaaaacaaagttGTTGTAACTACACAAAAACCCATAGCAGCAGTTAAAACTACTAAAAAATCTTActaccaacaacaaaaagatcTTCTCGTAAATGATCAACCTGAGGCACACACCAAAAActatcaaaaacaacaactacaacattcAAAACACTTAACAAGCAGCAATACTgacaaaaataccaaaaactacaacaaaccaATAGCTACAACAACTGCTTTTACCACCACCAACGATAAACATGTTGCTGAAAGTAAAACTCTATCAAAACAAGTTTCTTTAGCTACACAAACGTCAAGCATCAAGTTGCAAAGCAAGATCGAAACTATTGCACAGCAACATGTAACTAAACAAGTATCTCAACATAAACACTCAAACGGCAACTCTCAAGccaacaataaacaatttaataattacaGCTTCGATTTATATTTCGGTTCGACTACACCAAGGCCACCCAAAAGTGGTCTACCAACAATTACTCCATTCCCTCATCGTTTGGGaagataa